One window of Fusarium keratoplasticum isolate Fu6.1 chromosome 2, whole genome shotgun sequence genomic DNA carries:
- a CDS encoding AB hydrolase-1 domain-containing protein, producing MRNLTQSLSRVIRKPHLPMIHQRFPSSLRSLSTGASSTAAGETLILSSGRKLGYHTSGPATGTPIMYIHGHPDSGVTITGPLESRIAQDLNIRWIGPDRPGVGLSTRYDSQQVLDYPADIDALAKHLDLPRYYIIGTSGGTGFTLACAKDLGSSKLKGVGICAGIGPLECGFDTMVETQRKALEAWRDYPDEFKEYYESEYVPLAQQEDMTALTTRLRGEFEASFTGKDLEFMMQESVLKMSVSSLRQAWIQGAWAHAKGMELHWRPWGFKLEDVVFPSIKLWYGGRDKSTTPVMGKYMANRLEGSVYKEFPEDSHYTIWREGNLEEIVRDLLEE from the coding sequence ATGCGTAACCTTACTCAAAGCCTGTCCCGGGTGATCCGGAAACCACATCTGCCCATGATTCACCAACGCTTCCCAAGCTCATTGAGAAGTCTTAGCACTGGAGCCTCATCTACGGCTGCCGGTGAGaccctcatcctctcctcaGGGCGCAAACTCGGCTACCACACATCCGGCCCTGCCACCGGAACGCCAATCATGTACATTCACGGGCATCCCGACTCTGGAGTCACCATCACCGGGCCACTTGAATCCCGTATCGCCCAGGATCTCAATATCCGATGGATCGGCCCGGACCGCCCAGGAGTAGGCCTCTCAACACGATACGATTCTCAACAGGTTCTCGACTATCCTGCCGACATCGACGCTCTCGCCAAGCACCTGGATCTTCCCCGCTATTACATCATTGGCACAAGCGGAGGGACAGGTTTCACGTTGGCATGCGCAAAAGATCTTGGGTCGTCAAAGTTGAAGGGTGTTGGCATCTGCGCGGGCATTGGGCCTTTAGAATGTGGGTTTGACACCATGGTTGAAACCCAACGAAAAGCTCTGGAGGCATGGCGAGATTATCCagacgagttcaaggaaTACTACGAGTCAGAATACGTACCGCTTGCACAGCAAGAGGACATGACTGCGCTAACAACCCGGCTCCGCGGCGAGTTTGAAGCAAGTTTCACGGGAAAAGATCTTGAGTTCATGATGCAGGAAAGTGTGTTGAAAATGTCTGTCAGCTCTCTCCGTCAGGCGTGGATTCAAGGGGCTTGGGCACACGCCAAAGGCATGGAACTTCACTGGCGACCTTGGGGGTTCAAGCTGGAGGATGTGGTGTTTCCCTCCATCAAGCTTTGGTATGGCGGAAGAGATAAGAGTACGACGCCGGTGATGGGGAAATACATGGCTAATAGGTTGGAGGGATCCGTGTACAAGGAGTTTCCAGAAGATAGCCACTACACCATATGGAGGGAAGGAAATCTAGAGGAGATCGTACGTGATCTGTTGGAAGAGTAG
- a CDS encoding Zn(2)-C6 fungal-type domain-containing protein, whose protein sequence is MSKSDQLSPHTASERGSASSVRSRRSHTKSRHGCVRCKQGRKKCDERRPQCSRCVDRNLPCEYARPAKVVRNLDSSPSPAGSAWSQLQSLTIPSPNYAHSTVTLGSTSSVSPSLSPAPPSINVDVELLQANAQQTSTLDATELELLSHYLSHTARSLAFDSQDLYALQVGFPNLAFRSKPVMSSILALAAVCKCNDMIVQSGTRQPDQDQLQKLLTLADEHHRESLRQTQADIPYADHYDHIVANAPLMVLYASASRCVRIRLAQFSAQDDESCSDSGSTEWQWMSLIRAAHSAYTGLPSSKQGAESSTNWAENLPTPSFTHQSFATETALAEDGPSRQTRDLLLPIIAATSGNALEKLRARAHMIEPIADMASWEEMLNGDGILPQQTESWSNDIHACLMSLDVLSDIMNEVFHPNSETSPYSLPDSPPFGQVSGVSPWLRKYLSRVTYSSPSKPWRRTIMWFLNRVPAEYLSLVQTSLDLVPNGQIEPCLDPSLGMQEINSVSQLAIDIFAHWLVLVMLLDGVWWIGGIGAWELGRVMSCMGNQDWLGQFQEKKEDWWPKSMYNIATEIRKHV, encoded by the exons ATGTCGAAGTCCGATCAACTCTCGCCGCACACGGCCTCAGAAAGGGGCTCCGCCTCTAGCGTCAGGTCTCGACGAAGCCACACAAAGTCACGACATGGCTGCGTGAGATGTAAACAGGGCAGAAAAAAG TGCGATGAGCGCAGACCGCAGTGCTCGCGATGCGTGGACCGAAACCTCCCTTGTGAATATGCCCGACCTGCCAAGGTGGTGCGGAATTTGGACTCCTCTCCGTCGCCTGCTGGCAGTGCCTGGAGCCAGCTTCAGAGCCTGACCATTCCTAGCCCTAACTACGCGCACTCGACTGTCACCTTGGGCTCGACATCAAGCGTTTCTCCGAGTTtgtctccagctcctccaagcATCAATGTGGACGTGGAATTGCTACAAGCCAACGCGCAACAAACAAGTACTCTCGACGCGACAGAGCTCGAACTGCTGAGCCACTACCTCTCACACACGGCTCGATCTCTTGCTTTTGACAGCCAGGACTTGTACGCGCTACAAGTTGGCTTCCCCAACCTCGCCTTCCGCAGCAAGCCTGTAATGAGCTCAATACTCGCACTCGCAGCTGTATGCAAGTGTAACGACATGATTGTGCAGTCTGGCACTCGACAGCCCGACCAAGATCAACTTCAAAAGCTCTTGACTCTTGCGGATGAGCACCACAGGGAGTCACTACGTCAGACACAGGCCGATATTCCCTACGCGGACCATTACGATCACATAGTTGCGAATGCACCATTGATGGTTCTCTATGCCTCCGCCAGCCGCTGCGTCCGGATACGACTTGCCCAGTTTTCCGCCCAAGATGACGAGTCATGCTCTGACTCCGGCTCTACTGAATGGCAGTGGATGTCCCTTATCCGAGCAGCCCATTCAGCATATACTGGACTGCCTAGCTCGAAACAAGGCGCCGAATCTTCGACAAACTGGGCTGAGAATCTTCCAACACCTAGTTTCACCCACCAATCTTTCGCCACCGAGACCGCCTTGGCCGAGGACGGACCCAGCAGGCAAACAAgagaccttcttctccccatAATAGCAGCTACATCAGGAAACGCGCTCGAAAAGCTACGTGCCAGAGCGCACATGATCGAGCCCATTGCCGACATGGCATCTTGGGAAGAGATGCTCAACGGGGATGGTATCCTTCCACAACAGACCGAATCATGGAGTAATGACATCCATGCTTGTTTGATGTCTCTGGATGTTCTCAGCGACATCATGAACGAGGTGTTTCACCCCAACTCGGAAACCTCGCCCTATTCCCTCCCAGACTCTCCTCCGTTCGGCCAAGTCTCTGGAGTTTCTCCGTGGTTGAGGAAGTATCTCAGCCGTGTGACTTATTCCTCTCCTTCCAAGCCATGGAGAAGAACCATCATGTGGTTCTTGAACCGAGTTCCGGCAGAATatctcagcctcgtccaGACAAGTCTTGATCTAGTCCCCAACGGTCAGATCGAACCTTGCCTTGATCCTAGTCTTGGGATGCAAGAAATCAATAGCGTGTCTCAGCTCGCTATAGACATCTTTGCCCACTGGCTCGTTCTTGTGATGCTGCTCGATGGAGTCTGGTGGATTGGCGGCATCGGAGCTTGGGAGCTGGGCCGAGTCATGTCTTGCATGGGCAATCAAGATTGGCTTGGTCAATTtcaagaaaagaaggaggattGGTGGCCCAAGAGCATGTACAACATTGCAACGGAGATACGGAAACATGTGTAG
- a CDS encoding FAD-binding PCMH-type domain-containing protein has protein sequence MDPTFQGNQFAPGTAAYNRANDLYATSTYGQSRDMNPGEILQPASIEDIQYVVKAAAAKGQPIAIRTGGHQYSGASSTNPKGIQLDLKPTFRRPNIDLNLLRDTANDKVYLRSSVSWSLAEIFDFLKDNGVFMPTGQCSTVCLGGHVQTGGYGMLARSFGLLGDYVRELDIVDYNGDVVKVTKDSHPDLFYGLLGGSPGNLGVLTHFKIEVQDDKNYRGSKGLWMAFTYRQDTLKALLDILVKKGEDPNFPRGYDFTVNIVSRQANLLDLFPGSEDELKKRLPDDIHNGKDNIADVLKFKYALIVVYAQWVNVGGEPYSPELFNQINKVPHEFKFGKEAPEGTPMSVIASMWLFGSPREFPYPYVKRTNSTKSVTLSKTGWADWFSGRINEVIKNKNNGLWVSSQLQVYGGKYSMFQRNAGNGTAYCFRDATYSGTWDVFYQGTKEAAEEWQAVNDEGAKTHFSEQDRRVLWGSYGDWNMKNVWQFYYDPVTYKKVQKIRGAFDPKGTFTANPFCVEALK, from the coding sequence ATGGATCCAACTTTTCAAGGCAACCAGTTTGCTCCAGGCACAGCTGCCTACAATCGAGCCAATGACCTGTACGCCACCTCTACCTACGGCCAGTCGCGCGACATGAACCCTGGAGAGATCCTTCAGCCTGCAAGCATCGAAGACATCCAGTAtgtcgtcaaggctgctgccgCGAAGGGTCAGCCTATCGCCATCAGAACTGGTGGGCATCAGTACAGTGGCGCATCCTCTACCAACCCCAAAGGTATCCAGTTGGACCTGAAGCCTACCTTCCGACGCCCCAACATCGACCTCAACTTGCTCCGAGACACGGCCAACGACAAGGTCTACCTCAGATCGAGTGTCAGCTGGTCACTCGCCGAGATCTTCGACTTTCTTAAAGATAATGGCGTCTTCATGCCGACTGGACAGTGCTCCACAGTCTGCCTTGGTGGACACGTCCAGACCGGGGGCTATGGAATGCTTGCACGATCCTTTGGTCTTCTTGGGGACTACGTCCGTGAACTTGACATTGTCGACTACAATGGTGACGTGGTCAAGGTGACCAAGGACAGTCATCCCGACCTGTTCTATGGCCTTCTCGGTGGCAGCCCCGGCAACCTAGGTGTCCTGACGCACTTCAAGATCGAGGTCCAAGATGACAAGAACTATCGGGGCTCCAAGGGTCTATGGATGGCCTTCACCTATCGTCAAGATACGCTCAAGGCCCTCCTTGACATTCTGGTCAAGAAGGGAGAGGACCCTAACTTCCCCCGGGGCTACGACTTCACTGTCAACATTGTCAGCAGACAAGCCAATCTGCTGGATCTGTTCCCGGGATCcgaggacgagctcaagaagaggctGCCAGACGATATTCACAACGGCAAGGACAACATTGCTGATGTGCTGAAGTTCAAGTACGCACTGATTGTCGTCTACGCCCAGTGGGTCAATGTCGGAGGAGAGCCGTACTCGCCTGAACTCTTCAACCAGATCAACAAGGTCCCTCACGAGTTCAAGTTTGGCAAGGAGGCCCCCGAAGGCACGCCTATGTCTGTCATCGCATCCATGTGGCTCTTCGGAAGCCCCCGCGAGTTTCCCTACCCCTACGTCAAGCGCACCAACAGCACCAAGTCGGTCACGCTCTCCAAGACCGGCTGGGCGGATTGGTTCTCTGGCCGCATCAACGAGgtgatcaagaacaagaacaacGGCCTCTGGGTCTCATCTCAGCTGCAGGTATATGGCGGCAAGTACTCAATGTTCCAGAGGAATGCGGGCAATGGCACGGCCTACTGCTTCAGGGATGCCACCTATTCAGGCACGTGGGATGTCTTCTATCAGGGTACGAAAGAAGCAGCGGAAGAGTGGCAGGCGGTAAATGACGAGGGTGCGAAGACGCACTTCAGCGAGCAAGATAGACGTGTTCTCTGGGGGTCGTACGGGGACTGGAACATGAAGAATGTCTGGCAGTTTTATTACGATCCGGTCACGTACAAGAAGGTTCAGAAGATTAGGGGGGCATTTGATCCCAAGGGAACCTTTACTGCGAACCCATTCTGCGTCGAGGCATTGAAGTAG